The Triticum aestivum cultivar Chinese Spring chromosome 7B, IWGSC CS RefSeq v2.1, whole genome shotgun sequence genome window below encodes:
- the LOC123160191 gene encoding DNA (cytosine-5)-methyltransferase 1A — protein MTKFPHPASTAGTKRRRPKLHKTEDETVEDDNNINKENNGTTNNGHDAIVSKRPKRTAACSNFKQKAVDLSEEDMLVTIKEIRIEEETEAVRLTKTGPEDKKPRRKLSYFILHDGDGNPQPFEMSRSDGISITAVVMPFDADMKKPREKGIRCERFGPIKDWAISGYKESTVIIWLSTELADYECVKPASSYRSFFDLFSQKAHICVEVYRKLVRSVGGNPLLGLEELLASVVRSINSERSFRGTVRKDFVISIGEFIHNQLTALDHTANNDDEILSTLPALVALRDGCKSRVEFSRLAAMTSDGTLTIKDGQCKEATENEDEDEKLARLLQDEEEWKMNKKQRGKRENSQNNVYIKISETEIANDYPMPAYYKPSSIEMDEYMLDSEDDMLVGELPTRILNNWALYNSDARLIPLELIPMKAGAENDIVIFGSGFMREDDHTFCSTAEPTQLSSSTSKSDQEDQGIAIYLSPIKEWVVEFGGEMICILIRTDIAWYKLRQPTKQYAPWCDTVLKTARLAVSVIKLLKEQTRASKLAFADVVKRVAEFEKGQPAFISTNAALVERYVVVHGQIILQQFASYPERTIQQSAFITGLLAKMEERRHTKLALKKKTQATRGENLNPSANMGPILKRKLMRATTTGLISKIWSDYYATHFPEDSKEGGENDEQKEIEEVQEENEDDDAEVEVKVDEEHVFRTPPSTRSKKPSSNACEETEWEGQTVGKTLSGEVLYKCARVRDLSIAVGGAVTLEDDSGEAIMCFVEYMYEKHDGTQMIHGRILQKGSHTVLGNAANEREVFFTDDCLEFEASDIKESVSVNFQQIPWGHECRKEHLEAIKMERAKAEDRKRKGLPVEYFCKSLYCPEKGAFFSLPSDKLGTGTGCCSSCEEREAVGDEFKILSETSFVLKNVTYSVHDFLYIRPEFFSEVEGQGTYKAGRNVGLKPYVVCRLQSIKASAGSKKANPESTKVSVRRLYRPDDISSAKAYSSDIREVYYSEDVVSVPVVMIEGKCEVTAKNDLPNPNLPVVVDHAFYCEYLYDPKTGALKQLPTNVKLEILTRKAHAVKKNKGKQICDDLRADSDKQKNVAPENCLATLDIFAGCGGLSEGLQLSGASCTKWAIEYEEPAGEAFRENHPEAVVFVDNCNVILKAIMDKCGDVDDCISTTEASDQAAKFSDEKIKNLPVPGEVEFINGGPPCQGFSGMNRFNQSPWSKVQCEMILAFLSFAEYFRPRFFLLENVRNFVSFNKGQTFRLTLASLLEMGYQVRFGILEAGAYGVAQSRKRAFIWAAAPGETLPDWPEPMHVFASPELKINLPEGKYYAAAKSTAGGAPFRSITVRDTIGDLPPVENGASKPTIPYGCEPVSWFQKKIRGDASSLSDHIAKEMNELNLIRCKHIPKRPGCDWHDLPDEKVKLSTGQTVELIPWCLPNTAKRHNQWKGLYGRLDWEGNFPTSVTDPQPMGKVGMCFHPDQDRIITVRECARSQGFPDGYHFAGNIQSKHRQIGNAVPPPLSYALGRKLKQAIDAKPRLA, from the exons ATGACGAAATTTCCGCATCCCGCTTCTACTGCAG GAACAAAGAGGCGCAGACCTAAGCTTCATAAGACTGAAGATGAGACCGTTGAGGATGACAACAATATTAATAAAGAGAACAACGGTACCACTAACAATGGTCATGACGCCATTGTCTCCAAGAGACCAAAGAGAACAGCTGCCTGTTCTAATTTCAAACAGAAGGCAGTTGACTTGTCTGAAGAAGATATGCTTGTCACAATCAAGGAAATTCGGATTGAAGAGGAAACAGAGGCTGTTAGGTTGACAAAAACAGGGCCTGAAGATAAGAAACCTCGCAGAAAACTCTCTTATTTCATCCTGCATGATGGAGATGGTAATCCGCAACCTTTTGAAATGTCTCGAAGTGATGGTATCTCCATAACAGCTGTTGTCATGCCTTTTGATGCTGATATGAAGAAGCCCAGGGAAAAGGGAATACGCTGTGAGAGATTTGGGCCAATCAAGGACTGGGCAATTTCTGGCTATAAAGAAAGCACTGTCATAATTTGGCTCTCAACAGAACTAGCTGATTACGAATGTGTGAAGCCAGCAAGTAGTTACCGGTCTTTTTTTGATCTTTTCAGTCAGAAGGCTCATATCTGTGTTGAAGTTTACAGAAAGCTAGTCAGATCAGTTGGCGGAAATCCTTTGCTGGGTCTGGAAGAGTTGCTTGCTAGTGTTGTACGTTCCATTAATTCAGAGAGAAGTTTCAGGGGAACGGTGAGAAAGGACTTTGTAATCTCAATTGGCGAGTTTATCCATAACCAGCTTACTGCATTGGACCATACAGCAAACAACGATGATGAGATACTGTCCACACTGCCTGCTCTTGTTGCCCTAAGAGATGGATGTAAATCTAGGGTGGAATTCAGCAGGTTGGCAGCTATGACCTCAGATGGAACTCTGACAATCAAGGATGGGCAGTGTAAGGAGGCTACTGAAAACGAGGATGAAGATGAGAAATTAGCAAGACTGTTGCAGGATGAGGAAGAGTGGAAGATGAACAAGAAGCAGAGAGGCAAGCGTGAAAATTCACAGAACAATGTCTACATCAAGATTAGTGAAACGGAGATTGCCAATGACTACCCAATGCCAGCATACTACAAACCATCTAGCATAGAAATGGATGAGTACATGCTTGACAGCGAAGATGACATGCTTGTTGGGGAACTGCCAACAAGAATACTCAACAATTGGGCTCTGTATAATTCAGATGCCAGACTCATCCCTTTGGAGCTCATTCCTATGAAGGCAGGTGCTGAAAATGACATAGTGATCTTTGGGTCTGGTTTTATGAGAGAAGATGATCATACTTTCTGTTCAACAGCCGAGCCAACACAGTTATCTTCTTCCACAAGTAAATCTGACCAGGAAGATCAAGGGATTGCAATTTATCTAAGTCCAATCAAGGAGTGGGTTGTAGAATTTGGTGGTGAAATGATCTGCATATTAATTCGAACAGACATAGCGTG GTACAAATTACGCCAGCCAACAAAGCAGTATGCGCCATGGTGTGACACTGTCCTTAAAACAGCAAGGCTGGCTGTCAGTGTCATCAAACTTCTAAAAGAACAAACTCGTGCTTCAAAACTTGCTTTCGCTGATGTTGTTAAGAGAGTAGCAGAATTTGAGAAAGGGCAGCCTGCATTTATTTCAACAAATGCAGCGCTCGTTGAACGATATGTTGTGGTGCATGGACAGATAATTCTTCAGCAGTTTGCAAGTTATCCAGAAAGGACTATTCAACAAAGTGCCTTCATCACAGGGCTTCTCGCGAAGATGGAAGAACGAAGGCACACAAAGCTAGCGCTGAAGAAAAAAACTCAGGCAACGAGGGGAGAGAATCTGAACCCAAGTGCAAATATGGGCCCAATACTTAAAAGAAAACTTATGCGTGCGACAACTACAGGGTTGATCAGCAAGATATGGAGTGATTACTATGCAACCCATTTCCCAGAGGACTCAAAGGAGGGAGGTGAGAATGATGAACAAAAGGAAATTGAGGAGGTACAGGAAGAGAATGAAGACGATGATGCTGAGGTGGAGGTTAAAGTTGACGAGGAACATGTTTTCAGGACCCCGCCATCAACGAGGTCTAAAAAGCCATCATCAAATGCTTGTGAAGAAACCGAATGGGAAGGCCAAACAGTTGGGAAAACACTCTCTGGAGAAGTTCTGTACAAGTGTGCTAGAGTTCGAGATCTCAGTATTGCTGTTGGTGGGGCAGTCACACTAGAAGATGATTCAGGAGAAGCCATCATGTGTTTTGTTGAGTATATGTATGAGAAACATGATGGTACACAAATGATCCATGGAAGAATTCTGCAAAAAGGTTCACACACTGTCCTTGGCAATGCTGCAAATGAACGAGAGGTTTTCTTTACTGATGACTGTTTAGAATTCGAAGCAAGTGacatcaaagaatcagtgtccgtCAATTTTCAGCAGATTCCTTGGGGCCACGAGTGCAGAAAGGAGCATTTAGAAGCTATTAAGATGGAGAGGGCCAAGGCAGAGGACAGGAAGAGGAAAGGTTTGCCTGTGGAGTATTTCTGCAAAAGCTTATACTGTCCTGAGAAAGGCGCCTTTTTCTCCCTCCCTTCTGATAAACTGGGCACTGGAACTGGCTGCTGTAGTTCTTGTGAGGAGCGAGAAGCAGTTGGTGATGAATTCAAAATATTATCAGAGACCAGCTTTGTCCTCAAGAATGTTACATACAGTGTTCATGACTTTCTGTACATCAGGCCTGAGTTTTTCTCTGAAGTCGAGGGTCAGGGGACCTACAAGGCTGGAAGAAATGTAGGCCTGAAGCCTTATGTGGTGTGTCGTCTGCAGAGTATCAAAGCTTCTGCTGGATCGAAGAAAGCTAATCCAGAATCAACCAAAGTCAGTGTAAGAAGGCTATACAGGCCAGATGATATTTCATCAGCGAAAGCTTACTCTTCAGACATCAGAGAG GTTTACTACAGTGAAGATGTAGTGAGTGTGCCGGTTGTGATGATAGAGGGGAAATGTGAGGTTACAGCAAAGAACGACCTTCCAAACCCAAATCTTCCAGTAGTGGTTGATCATGCCTTTTACTGCGAATATCTTTATGATCCTAAGACTGGAGCTCTCAAGCAG CTACCGACCAATGTTAAGCTCGAGATCCTGACAAGGAAGGCACATGCTGTGAAAAAGAATAAAGGAAAGCAGATTTGTGATGATTTGCGAGCTGATTCTGACAAACAGAAGAACGTGGCACCAGAAAACTGTCTTGCAACCCTTGATATTTTTGCTGGCTGTGGAGGTTTGTCTGAAGGGTTGCAGCTATCGG GCGCATCATGTACAAAATGGGCAATTGAATATGAAGAACCTGCTGGGGAAGCATTTCGTGAAAATCATCCAGAGGCAGTGGTATTTGTGGACAACTGCAATGTGATTCTGAA GGCAATAATGGACAAGTGTGGTGATGTTGATGATTGCATCTCGACTACCGAGGCTTCTGACCAAGCAGCTAAATTTTCAGATGAGAAGATCAAAAATCTCCCTGTGCCAGGTGAAGTAGAGTTCATCAACGGTGGCCCTCCATGCCAG GGGTTCTCTGGAATGAACAGATTCAACCAAAGTCCATGGAGCAAAGTTCAGTGTGAGATGATTTTGGCATTCCTGTCCTTCGCGGAGTATTTCCGGCCCAGGTTCTTCCTTTTGGAAAATGTTAGGAACTTCGTTTCATTCAACAAAGGCCAGACCTTCAGACTGACACTAGCATCACTCCTGGAGATGGGATACCAG GTTCGGTTTGGGATTTTAGAGGCAGGTGCTTATGGCGTTGCACAGTCCAGGAAAAGGGCATTCATCTGGGCGGCTGCACCTGGGGAGACCCTTCCTGATTGGCCTGAACCAATGCACGTCTTCGCCAGCCCTGAGCTGAAAATCAATCTACCAGAAGGGAAATACTATGCCGCTGCTAAGAGTACTGCAGGAGGGGCGCCTTTCCGCTCTATAACAGTGAGGGATACAATCGGTGATCTGCCGCCGGTGGAGAATGGTGCCAGCAAACCAACAATACCG TATGGATGTGAGCCGGTCTCCTGGTTCCAGAAGAAGATTCGAGGCGACGCGTCTTCGTTGAGTGACCACATAGCTAAAGAAATGAATGAGCTGAATCTCATAAGGTGCAAGCACATCCCGAAGCGCCCTGGCTGTGACTGGCATGACCTCCCAGATGAGAAG GTGAAGCTATCGACAGGGCAAACGGTGGAGTTGATCCCTTGGTGCTTGCCCAACACAGCCAAGAGGCACAACCAGTGGAAAGGCCTGTATGGGAGGTTGGACTGGGAGGGCAACTTCCCCACATCAGTGACAGATCCCCAGCCAATGGGCAAGGTCGGCATGTGCTTCCACCCTGATCAGGACAGGATCATCACTGTTCGTGAATGCGCCCGATCCCAG GGCTTCCCTGATGGCTACCATTTCGCTGGCAACATCCAGAGCAAGCACCGGCAGATCGGGAACGCCGTGCCGCCTCCCCTCTCCTACGCGCTCGGGAGGAAGCTCAAGCAAGCCATCGACGCCAAGCCTCGACTGGCTTAA